The following proteins are encoded in a genomic region of Anaerolineae bacterium:
- a CDS encoding glycerol-3-phosphate dehydrogenase — translation MAKVTIVGAGFMGTAVAYPLADNGHTVRLVGTHLDNEIIESCRAKHFHPKLKRELPLGVKSYFVDDIAEALDGAEIIVSGVNSLGMRWIGQAIGPHLKPGQLIIAITKGLEAAENGDLLILPDVLAGELPENIRDKVKLVAVGGPCIAGELAGRRQTCVVYGSRDAEAVEQLATTFRTPYYHIWTTTDLVGLEVCAALKNAYTLGVGMAGGLLEKAGGPDAANASMHNLAAATFGQACTEMSHALALMGGTPAFAYGLPGAGDLYVTCMGGRTVRLGHLLGLGHTLSQATAIMAGETLESVEIIRAMAQALPKLRARGLIDLKYFPLIQMLGDVVVGEKPVDFCLDAYMKSAALTNFGGAG, via the coding sequence GTTGGCACGCACCTGGATAATGAGATTATCGAGAGTTGCCGGGCCAAACATTTCCACCCCAAACTCAAACGCGAACTGCCGCTTGGCGTTAAATCCTATTTTGTGGACGATATAGCTGAAGCGCTGGATGGGGCGGAGATTATTGTCAGCGGGGTCAACTCGTTGGGGATGCGCTGGATAGGGCAAGCTATTGGCCCACATCTAAAACCGGGCCAGTTGATCATTGCCATTACCAAGGGGCTGGAAGCCGCCGAGAATGGCGATTTGTTGATTTTGCCCGATGTATTGGCCGGCGAATTGCCCGAAAATATTCGGGATAAAGTCAAACTGGTCGCGGTTGGCGGGCCGTGCATCGCCGGTGAACTGGCCGGACGCCGTCAAACGTGCGTGGTTTATGGCTCGCGTGATGCCGAGGCGGTTGAACAACTGGCAACAACATTTCGCACCCCCTATTACCATATTTGGACTACCACCGATTTGGTCGGTCTAGAAGTCTGCGCTGCCTTAAAAAACGCTTACACCCTGGGCGTGGGCATGGCCGGCGGCTTGCTAGAAAAGGCCGGCGGCCCGGATGCGGCCAATGCCTCTATGCACAACTTGGCTGCCGCCACCTTTGGCCAGGCCTGTACCGAAATGTCGCACGCGCTGGCCTTAATGGGGGGCACGCCTGCCTTTGCCTATGGCCTGCCCGGCGCGGGCGATTTGTATGTGACCTGTATGGGCGGGCGCACCGTGCGCCTGGGCCACCTGTTGGGGTTGGGCCATACCCTTAGCCAGGCTACCGCTATTATGGCCGGTGAAACTTTAGAGTCGGTCGAGATCATTCGGGCCATGGCCCAGGCCCTGCCCAAACTGCGGGCGCGGGGGTTGATTGATTTAAAATATTTCCCCCTGATCCAAATGTTGGGGGATGTTGTGGTTGGGGAAAAGCCGGTTGATTTTTGCCTGGATGCGTATATGAAAAGCGCCGCGCTGACCAATTTTGGAGGCGCCGGGTGA
- the srlD gene encoding sorbitol-6-phosphate dehydrogenase, translating into MSKPLQDRIALVTGGAQGLGQAICRRLADEGAHVVVADLNMAAATATAADIALATNRQTMAIKVDVTDEAQVEATVAQTLDKFDRLDVVVSNAGILIAEAITEFPAEKWRAVVNVNLFGYFLVAKHAARPMVEQKSGVIIQINSKSGKKGSYKNSAYAASKFGGIGLTQSLALELAEHNVRVNAVCPGNLLDSPLWVDSLYKQYAKKWGITEEQVRQRYIDQVPMKRGCTYQDVTNVVVFLASDQANYMTGQAINVTGGQEMC; encoded by the coding sequence ATGAGCAAACCACTGCAAGATCGGATTGCCCTGGTTACGGGCGGCGCTCAAGGATTGGGCCAGGCCATTTGCCGTCGCCTGGCCGACGAAGGGGCGCACGTGGTGGTGGCCGATTTGAACATGGCAGCAGCCACGGCCACCGCTGCCGATATTGCCTTAGCCACCAACCGGCAGACTATGGCCATTAAAGTTGACGTTACCGACGAAGCGCAAGTTGAAGCAACGGTGGCCCAAACTCTGGATAAATTTGACCGGTTAGACGTGGTTGTATCCAATGCCGGTATTCTCATTGCCGAAGCCATTACCGAATTTCCGGCTGAAAAATGGCGGGCGGTGGTGAACGTTAACCTGTTTGGCTATTTCCTGGTGGCCAAACATGCGGCCCGGCCAATGGTTGAACAAAAAAGCGGAGTGATTATTCAAATCAACTCCAAGTCGGGTAAAAAGGGCAGTTACAAAAACTCGGCTTATGCGGCCAGCAAGTTTGGCGGCATTGGCCTGACTCAAAGTTTGGCCCTGGAACTGGCCGAGCATAACGTGCGGGTCAATGCCGTTTGTCCGGGCAATCTGCTCGACTCGCCGTTGTGGGTGGACTCGCTCTACAAACAATATGCCAAAAAGTGGGGCATTACCGAAGAACAGGTGCGCCAGCGGTACATTGACCAGGTGCCGATGAAACGTGGCTGCACTTACCAGGACGTCACCAACGTGGTCGTCTTCCTGGCTTCCGATCAAGCCAATTATATGACCGGCCAGGCCATTAATGTGACCGGCGGCCAGGAGATGTGTTAA
- a CDS encoding sigma-70 family RNA polymerase sigma factor, whose amino-acid sequence MIGRSPLVIGRSSLVIRRYFRKAAGCGILKTGMSQEETTPMPERSLAQLNLAEIIQGCRIEAGQPRSQEVGYCYELFRRAVEEQEQAAWQAIDEQYRCLIQRWIRDCSPELPPQAVEDIVPETWPRFWQALTRSGAPLTERFAHVGAILKYLKQCSLSVFWEYERRLRRREQVRQLLNTDEQALSAQVVSEEEVLARIDRESLLQRVQEWIKAYVTDPQEQQVLSLSYQEGLTPAEIAARYPQEFADAQTVRRLKERVLKRARRALGNEPHPYLSHNGKNGAQRNGKTALARAGEVAVGQAQKEAGNG is encoded by the coding sequence ATGATTGGCCGGTCGCCGTTGGTCATTGGTCGTTCGTCGTTGGTCATCCGTCGTTACTTCCGCAAAGCCGCCGGCTGTGGTATACTTAAAACAGGCATGAGTCAGGAGGAGACAACGCCAATGCCGGAACGCTCTCTGGCGCAATTAAACCTGGCTGAAATCATCCAGGGGTGTCGAATTGAAGCCGGCCAACCTCGCTCGCAAGAGGTGGGCTATTGTTATGAGTTGTTTCGACGCGCAGTGGAAGAGCAGGAACAGGCCGCCTGGCAGGCCATTGACGAACAGTATCGCTGCCTCATCCAGCGCTGGATCCGTGATTGTTCGCCGGAACTGCCGCCGCAGGCGGTGGAAGATATTGTCCCGGAAACCTGGCCCCGCTTTTGGCAGGCATTGACCCGCTCCGGCGCGCCGCTCACCGAACGGTTTGCCCACGTGGGGGCCATTCTCAAATATCTTAAACAATGTTCGCTGAGCGTTTTTTGGGAGTATGAGCGTCGTTTGCGGCGGCGAGAACAGGTGCGGCAGCTTCTCAACACCGACGAGCAGGCGTTGTCGGCGCAGGTTGTATCGGAAGAGGAAGTGTTGGCCCGCATTGACCGGGAAAGTCTGTTACAAAGGGTTCAGGAATGGATCAAGGCTTATGTTACCGACCCGCAGGAACAGCAAGTTTTGTCTCTCTCTTACCAAGAGGGCCTAACCCCGGCCGAGATTGCCGCCCGTTACCCGCAAGAATTTGCCGACGCTCAAACGGTGCGGCGTCTCAAAGAACGAGTTTTGAAACGGGCCAGGCGCGCCCTGGGCAATGAACCTCACCCTTACCTGAGCCATAACGGTAAAAACGGGGCGCAACGGAACGGGAAAACAGCCCTGGCCAGGGCCGGTGAGGTGGCAGTCGGTCAGGCACAGAAAGAGGCGGGCAATGGTTGA
- a CDS encoding zf-HC2 domain-containing protein has protein sequence MVEGCIAPGEIKEGDLVAYLEGAASAQVRRHIAGCAACAAEIESLRQVDSMLTAVFRRANGPVFTKILAAQPDLFVSSPPSPQPAKVGRLFKLTWPEFDFQKISWARMALVLVLLLVFGGILVAVYDGAGQIWNQAAQTARVTAEATADLVVGVTAEVVQADPNWEIMNDNQPSTSGQAIVENPAAIAPPPHLVIDARK, from the coding sequence ATGGTTGAAGGATGCATCGCTCCTGGTGAAATCAAAGAAGGTGATCTGGTGGCCTATCTGGAGGGTGCTGCCTCGGCTCAGGTGCGCAGGCACATCGCTGGTTGTGCCGCCTGCGCCGCCGAGATTGAATCCTTGCGCCAGGTTGACTCAATGTTGACCGCCGTTTTTAGGCGGGCCAATGGCCCAGTTTTTACTAAAATTTTGGCCGCCCAGCCGGACCTCTTCGTCTCTTCTCCCCCCTCGCCGCAACCGGCCAAAGTGGGCCGCTTGTTTAAATTGACCTGGCCTGAGTTTGATTTTCAAAAAATAAGCTGGGCCAGGATGGCGCTGGTGTTGGTGTTGCTTTTGGTTTTTGGGGGAATCCTGGTGGCGGTTTATGATGGGGCCGGCCAGATTTGGAACCAGGCGGCCCAAACAGCCAGAGTTACGGCTGAAGCAACAGCCGACCTTGTGGTCGGGGTGACGGCTGAAGTGGTCCAGGCCGATCCGAATTGGGAGATAATGAACGACAACCAGCCCTCTACCTCTGGCCAGGCGATTGTGGAAAACCCGGCGGCGATTGCCCCCCCCCCGCACCTTGTTATTGATGCTAGAAAATGA
- a CDS encoding exo-alpha-sialidase — protein MPPPRTLLLMLENELHGVVEESADIAPPREIVLMLENELQTQLDDKALIYSSTRKEPYWDETLVIDPNRDYSYLVWIDNTGGYSTIYATRAQADGQTLSEPVIINQSLDRAFNPILAVDAGGTLYVVWRTRHHLDMGIYFARSTNVGQTWSKSTRINDEIRRAFNPSLAVDSQGHLYIAWQNRAGINAGIYLAHSSDGGQTWIEERRVAN, from the coding sequence TTGCCCCCCCCCCGCACCTTGTTATTGATGCTAGAAAATGAGTTGCATGGCGTGGTTGAAGAATCGGCAGATATTGCCCCCCCCCGGGAGATCGTGCTGATGCTGGAAAATGAGTTGCAAACCCAGTTAGACGATAAAGCCTTGATTTACTCATCCACCCGAAAAGAGCCGTACTGGGACGAAACTTTGGTGATAGACCCTAACCGCGATTATAGTTATCTGGTTTGGATTGACAATACGGGAGGATATTCAACTATTTACGCAACTCGGGCGCAGGCTGATGGTCAAACGTTGAGTGAGCCGGTTATCATTAATCAGAGCCTTGACCGCGCCTTCAATCCTATTTTGGCGGTAGATGCCGGGGGCACTCTTTATGTCGTCTGGCGGACCAGGCATCACCTTGATATGGGCATCTATTTTGCTCGTTCTACAAATGTGGGGCAAACCTGGAGCAAAAGTACGCGGATTAATGATGAGATCAGGCGGGCTTTCAACCCCAGTCTGGCGGTAGATAGCCAGGGACACCTTTATATTGCCTGGCAAAACCGGGCGGGGATAAATGCCGGCATTTACCTGGCCCACTCGTCTGATGGCGGCCAGACCTGGATTGAGGAGAGGCGGGTGGCAAACTAA